One window of the Lytechinus variegatus isolate NC3 chromosome 3, Lvar_3.0, whole genome shotgun sequence genome contains the following:
- the LOC121410966 gene encoding origin recognition complex subunit 5-like — MAAKGKSRFIDVKALANELEEELPCRGRQIALLLSLAGQPNHTTCPAVFVYGHSATGKSAVAQSVLESISAPRAIVNCVEWQGQKQLFEEILNQVAEAGPSPENGFTQYARCDNANDFVRLLKGVVQEKEIEETVYIVLDKAERLRFMEGHILPAFLRLSELSQCNVCVIMLSQIVWEKFRCGTGYCEPVIIHFPDYTKNEILEIIASHPPAGYRCTFYASYVNLLLSIFYMACRDLNEIRHLAELNFPKYIEPITKGEATVDDAHKLWRNIEPHLKKALQTIYLREVSSAQWEKYQQEVSGQASLPNMLSARAHVELPFYSKFLLIAAYLASYNPARTDRRFFAKHHGKIKKTARISKKKETSNQLLGPKAFPLDRLMAIFYSVVDARVAPSANIFSQISSLVTLQLLSHVGHDDQLDVPKYKCTVSLDFIRSIARTVNFDIIRYLYDFV; from the exons ATGGCAGCAAAGGGGAAATCAAGATTTATTGATGTGAAAGCTCTTGCAAATGAGCTGGAAGAGGAATTGCCATGCAGAGGGAGACAGATTGCATTGTTGTTATCACTTGCAGGCCAG CCGAACCATACTACCTGTCCAGCCGTCTTTGTCTATGGTCACTCTGCAACAGGAAAGTCTGCTGTTGCGCAGTCTGTGCTGGAATCCATCTCTGCCCCAAGAGCTATTGTGAACTGTGTAGAATGGCAAGGTCAGAAGCAGCTTTTTGAAGAGATTCTCAACCAGGTAGCAGAGGCTGGGCCTAGCCCTGAGAATGGTTTCACACAGTATGCTCGGTGTGACAATGCCAATGACTTTGTCAGGTTGCTCAAAGGAGTGGTCCAGGAGAAAGAGATTGAGGAGACTGTGTATATT GTCTTAGATAAGGCAGAAAGATTAAGATTCATGGAGGGACACATTCTACCAGCCTTTCTACGACTGTCAGAGCTATCTCAGTGTAATGTGTGTGTCATCATGCTAAGTCAGATAGTATGGGAGAAGTTTAGATGTGGCACAGGCTACTGTGAACCAGTCATCATTCATTTTCCTGACTATACCAAGA ATGAAATCTTAGAAATCATTGCATCACACCCTCCAGCTGGCTACAGGTGTACCTTCTATGCTTCCTATGTGAATCTTCTTCTGAGTATCTTCTATATGGCCTGTAGGGACCTCAATGAAATCAGACATTTG GCCGAACTCAACTTTCCAAAGTACATTGAACCTATTACCAAAGGGGAAGCTACAGTCGATGATGCACATAAACTGTGGAGGAATATTGAACCTCATCTCAAGAAAGCTCTTCAGACCATCTACCTCAGAGAAGTCTCCAg TGCACAGTGGGAGAAATACCAGCAGGAAGTATCTGGTCAGGCTAGCCTTCCCAACATGCTGTCTGCCCGAGCCCATGTCGAGCTACCGTTCTACTCTAAGTTTCTTTTAATAGCAGCATACCTTGCCTCCTATAATCCTGCCAGGACGGATAGGCGATTCTTTGCAAAGCATCATGGGAAAATCAAGAAGACTGCAAGGATATCCAAGAAGAAGGAG ACCAGCAACCAGCTACTGGGTCCCAAGGCATTCCCTCTAGACAGACTAATGGCTATCTTCTATAGTGTTGTAGATGCAAGGGTCGCACCATCTGCAAATATCTTCTCTCAG ATCTCTTCTTTAGTGACCTTGCAACTTCTATCCCATGTTGGACATGATGATCAGCTAGATGTTCCAAAGTATAAATGCACAGTCTCTCTGGACTTCATCAGGTCTATAGCAAG GACAGTAAATTTTGACATCATAAGATACCTGTACGACTTTGTATGA